From one Babesia bovis T2Bo chromosome 3, whole genome shotgun sequence genomic stretch:
- a CDS encoding putative integral membrane protein yields MSKDCAKKKSDKEAYSHLRDLLILLILSVALYVVTAVTLTKAAALDLAYVTNYLGCAAFLLGSMAYILVPFVQAYNKA; encoded by the coding sequence ATGTCTAAAGACTGTGCTAAGAAAAAGTCAGATAAGGAGGCCTATTCCCACCTACGGGATCTGCTAATACTGCTAATACTATCAGTTGCGCTCTATGTAGTAACGGCAGTAACTTTGACTAAAGCTGCAGCACTAGACTTAGCATACGTCACGAACTACTTGGGCTGTGCTGCCTTCCTTCTGGGTTCCATGGCATACATCCTTGTGCCGTTTGTACAGGCCTACAATAAGGCGTAA